GTATTGAAGGCTGCTGGCAATAGACCGATAATAGCAATTGTCATTACTAAAAACCTGGGTCGGAATTGTGTAACAGAGCCTTCTATAATTAAATCAAATAATGGAAGTTTTGAGTCAATTTTTAATTGGTTTAAATAACTTAGCAGCAATACGCCTGACATAACAGAAATCCCGAATAACGATACAAATCCTACACCCGCAGAAATACTAAAATGCATTCCTCTAATATATAAGCCTAGTATTCCCCCAATTACCGCAAAAGGAATATTAGCCGTCACTATGAGAGCGTGCATGTAATTGTTTTGAAAGAATACTAAAAGAGTTAAATAAATAAGAACCAATGTTAAGGGGACAATATACATTAGCCTTGCTTGAGAACGCTGTAGATTTTCAAACTGACCGCCTATATGAAATTTTATTTGAGGAGGAAAAACGACATTCGTTTCAATTCTATTTTTAATCTCAGAGGCAAAACTTCCCTGATCTCTTCCTCTAATATTTGTTTTTACGGTAATTTGTCGCTTTCCATCTTCACGGCAAATGATTGTATTTCCCTCTTCTAATCCAACATGCGCAACTCTCGCAAGCGGAATTCTTAGACCTGACTTTGTCGGAATTAATATTCTTTCTAGTGAATGGGGAGTGTTGCGACTTTCAACTGTAAACCGCAATACTATATCAAACTTTTTTTCATCTTCATAAAGGGAACTCACCGGCAAACCAGCAATAGCCGTCTTTAGAATTCCATTTACATCTTCAACGTTGATTCCAAACCGAGCTGCCTCTTCCTTATTGATTCTGATAACTACCTGAGTTTGCTTGCCTTCCTGTTCGATCGATGCTTCTGAATTTCCATCTGTGTCCTGCACAATTCCTAGAATTTGAATTGCAGTTTGTCTTAGCTCATCTAGATTTTTTCCTGTAATAAAAATTGCTAGGTCAGCAGAGGCTCCTGTTGAATTTTCTGTGGTAGTATCAATGATGGGTTGCGTTATGCTAAATGCTGCACCCGGAAGATTTAACTCTAAAGATTTTTTCATTTCAAGGACTAATTCTTGTTTGCTCCTATTCGATTTCCAATTTGAATAAGGTTGCTTTAGTTGAACTAAAACTTCAATCCTGTTTTGACCAAATGGATCAGTGCCTTCATCATTTCGCCCTAACTGTGTGAGAACTCCTCGAACTTCTTCGTATTTTCCTATTTCACGTCGTATCATATCTGGATAAGTCTTAGCAGCTTCCAAAGAAATTCCAGAGGGCAAAAACACTCTTATCCACACGCAACCTTCATCGAGTTCTGGAAGAAATTCTGTTCCAAGTCCGGGACTAATACTGAAAACAAAAAAAACAAATCCAAAAGAAACACCAAGTATTAATCTTGGAATTGCAATCATTTTTTTCAAAGTATCTCGATAAGAATTTTGAATTTTCATCCATATCCTGTTTTCATTTTTTGCGCTCGAATATTGAAATAATATGCTTGAAAGCACAGGAACAATTAAAATCGCATATAACATAGATCCTAAAATTGCAAAAGAGAGTGTCCATGCCATAGGGGCAAACATTCTTCCTTCAACTCTTTGTAAGGTTAAAATGGGAAGCATTGCTAGTATGATGATTCCGACAGAAAAAATAATTTGTTTTTGCACCTCTGTAGCAGAGAAAATTACAATTTGAGGTAAATTCTTATTACCCACATCTCTTTTTGTGATGTGTCTAAAGATTCCTTCCACCATTACAATTGCAGCATCCACTATGATTCCAAAATCTATCGCACCCAATGACAAAAGGTTCACGGGAGTATCAGTAATATCCATGCAAACAAATGCAAATAGAAGAGAAAAAGGTATGGCTAACGATGATATGGCGGCAGCACGAAAGCTTCCTAAGAGTAAACTGAGGAGAGTAAAAACAACAATCGTTCCTTCTAGTAGTGTTTTCTTCACTGTTTGAATCGTAAGAGATACAAGTTCAGTTCTATCATAAAATGGCTCTACTCTAATTCCATCTTGTAGCAAATCAGCATTTAACTCTTCAATCTTTGCTCGGATATTTTTGATTGTATTGCTTGGATTTTCGAATTTGCGTAAAAGAACTATTCCTTCGATTCCAGAATCATCTTCTCTATTTCGCGTCTTATCAATATAACCAAGAACACCATTTGGGGGATAAACACCAATTTCTACACTAGCAATATCTTTAATTAAAATAGGAACACCATGTCGATTATCTACGACGATATTTCCTATGTCTTCTAATTTTGTGATTCGACCAATTCCACGAATGTTCATTTGTGAAGCACCGACGATAATATAATTACCACCTGTATTTTCATTATTCGCATGAATCGCATCGGCGATGGAAAGAATGCTTAGATTGTACTTTTCTAGCTGGATTGGATTTACGATTACTTGGTATTGTTTTACTAATCCGCCAAAATTCACAACATCAATTACTCCCTCTGCTTGCAAAATTCTAGGACGAATTACATAGTCTTGTAATTCTCTAAGATCAGTCAAAGACATATTATCCGGCGCTTCGATTACATAACGAAAAACTTCTCCAATAGAAGGAGTCATTGGACCTAGTTTAGGCTTTGCGTTAGGCGGAATATCTGCATCTTTAAATTTCTCTTCTACTAATTGGCGTGCTAAGAAGATACTTATATTGTCATGAAAGGTGAGTCTAACTATGGATAGCCCGAATATTGTGCGCGATCGTTTAGATATTACACCCGGCACTGTGTTTAAGGCTCTTTCCATTGGAAGTGTAACTTGTAGTTCTACTTCTTCTGCTGGGAGTCCATTGACTTGAGTAATTACGCTCACCTCAATATCACTAATATCAGGGTAGGCTTCAATTTCTAACCTATTCCAGGCAAATACTCCTAGGATACAAAAAAAAGCAAAAGCGGATAATGTGAATATTCTCCTAGTTACAGTGTATTCTATTAGTCTTTCAAATCCCAAAAGAAAGCCCCTTTAATAAAAATACATTTACTACAACAACCTCTTCCCCGGCTACTAACCCACTTGCAATTTCTATAAATTCTTCTGTTTCAGTCGAAAGGGTTACTTCCTTCCTTTCGAATAAGTTTACTCCCGTCTTGACGAAAACATAATAACGAGCATTCGCACTAATGAGAGCTTTCTTGGGAATGATAAGACCACTCTCAGGCATTTTAAATTGGACTTTTCCATACATCCCAGGTCGAATTTTATCTTGCGGGTCGCGCATAACAATGCGTATCCTTGCTTTTCTTGTTTCTGAGTTTAATACTTCTGCTATAGCGTCAATTTTTCCCTCGAATGTCTCGGAAGGAAAACTTGGAAAAACTAAATCGCATTTAATTCCTTCAATTAAAATATTTAGTTCAGATTCAGGGACATCCGAAATAAGCCAAACTGTTCCACGCGGTGCTTTGCCCAAAGATTTTGGATTAAAGCCTTCCCTTCTGAGTTTTGATTCATTTTCCGCAAGAGATGCCTGTTTATTATAAAGCTCAGCGGTGGCATCACTCAACTCTTTGCCTGTAGCCGCTCCATGGTCAGTCAAATCCTTCATTCGATTAAAATTAGTTTGTGCAATATGAATCAAAGAAAGATTTTGTAAGTAGGCTGCATAAGAGCTTGTCAAATCTGGAGAAGCGAAGAGAATAATGGATGGTAACCCCGGAACATCTGATTTTTTAATTCTCCCGATTACAGTGGCAGGCGCATGGATATTCAAATCATAAGAGAGAAAGACTACTTTTTGAGTTTGAAATAGATTGATTTGAGGAGCGTTGAAGGGGAATTCAATAATTTTCCCGCCTTCTTTTACCAATGCTCCGGATCCTTGGACTGGAACATCTTTTCGAACTTCTTTATTTTGCTTTCCGCATTTACATCCTTCTAAAAAAAAGAGGAATGCTGTGAAAATGAATATTATTTTTAAGGCTAACATGTATTTCCTTTAGTAAGTTTGAATTTTACCAGTTACAAATTCAAGTTGAATAAATGTTTTTCTCAAATTAAAAATAGATTCATAGTATAAATTTTGGGCGTCAAACCAACTTCTTTGTGCATCCAGATAATCGATAATTGTCGTTCCACCTTTTAGATAACTATACTTTACTGTTTCCAAAACTTTTTCAGTGGTATGAAAAATCTTTTTGTATTTTTCAAAATTAATTTTTGCAACATCGTATTCACCTAACGCATTTTGAATCTCTGCTTTTAGCTTTTTTTCGAGAGCATCTTGAATGCTCTTGATTTGCTTTACCTGCGCTTGTGATTTTTGAATCTCACCTTGATTTCGATTATTGATAGGAATTGGAATCGTCACAAACGTTCCCATATAGGGTTGTGTATTCTGCGGATTATAAATAACACCTAATTCTGGTTGCGGGTAAGCATAGGCTTCTTGCAATTTTGCATTGGTAAGTGCTGCTTCTTGTGAAACTTTGTTTGCAATAATATCAGATCGATTTGACTCAGCATATTTATACAAGGTATCGAAAGATTCTTGTTTAGAATTGTATGAAATGCTTGTATCTTCAATTGCAATCTGGATTGGATTTTCTGAGCCTATTAGAAATTCTAAATTGCGAGTTTCATTTTTATAAATCTGTTCGACGGCAGCAAGGTTTGCTTCATATTGCTCTCCAATATTTTGGGTTCTAAAAAACTCAGCTTGCGTAATTACTTGATTGCGTAAACGAATTTCATTTATTTTCAAAAGCTCATCTGAATATTGCTTTGAGCGCGTAATTATATTTAGCCTCTCTTTTATAAACCACACATCAATCCATTTATTGGCAACTAGATAAAGCAGATTTCGTTCATACTCAGCAAGATTTTTTTCGGAAAGTTGTAAGTTCTTTATCGCAAGTTCGATGGAATATTTTCTTTGTCCTGCTACGGGGATTTTCATTGTTAGCTGCAACCAATCTTGACGATTTCCTGCATTCCAAGCACTGCCACCTGGATTTTTTTGTAATGGATTTAATATATTAAAATCATTAAAACCATTTTGCTTTGCAATCATCTGATTGTTAAAGATTGGGTTCGGTAAAAGCTTGGCAGTAGTTACGTCACCCTTTGCCACAGCCAAATTGTATTGCTCTGCTAAATAAAACGGGTTATTCTTTTTCGCCAATGCAAGAGATTCTTTGAGAGTAATCCCTCTGACAGTTTCGTCGGCTAGCACATTAGACAATAGAAAAAATAATGAGAGGAGTAAGAAACGTTTCATAGAATGGAATGCATTTACATATTCTCATCATTGGCAATAAATTTACAAGCAGAATTAGAGTTTCTCACCCACGAAAATTTCTGTCTATTCATTCTAATTTATTACATTGAACTTACTTCTTCTTCAAACTTGGCTTTTATTCTTGCACCAAAGCTTTTGCTCTCTTTTACATGCAAATGCGAATAAAATTTATCGTATTCGTCCATCATTCTATCAAAAGGCAACTCAGAAAAACTACCGTGGTCGACTAAATACTCCATATGTTTTTTTCCTGAAACATCGAATGCATGGAAAATTGAATCTTCTTTTCCATTGAACTCAAGCGGTAAAATTTTGGCTCGTTCGCATAATGATGTGTTAAACGCTGGAGTTGCTTTTACCCATTTTCCTTCTAGTAAAAGTTCCGTATATCCATGAAATACAAATACATCTGATTGCATTAGATTTTGAAGTCGTTTTGAGTTTAGATGATTCTTAACATTCGCAAAACCAATCTTAGCCGGTATTCCTGCCGCTCTCGCACAGGCTGCCAAGGCGACAGCTTTTTCTACACAAAATCCATAACCTCGCTTAATTACAGAACTTGCTCTTACTTCCTCGGGAGTCAAAATAATATTATACGGATCATATCGAATCTCATCGCGAACAGCTAGATAGACTTTTATTGCCCTGTCAATTTCAGATAGATTTTCTAAATTTAATTTTTTAACAAATTCTTTTACTGCCTCTGAATCTGAATCTAAGAAAAACGTGGAATTAAGATTAACATTGTTTTGCATAATTAGATTTTATTTGGAAAGAGGATTTTGGCAAGTGATTCTTAGTTAGGTTATTGGAATAAACTTACAGGAATCTAAGAAAGCTCTGTGACTCTGTTGCAAAATACTCAAATACTTTCTGTAAAAAACCCTTTGTTTCTATCACAAATTAGATTTAAAAATAACAGACTTTTTAGAATGTGGAGACATGCCATCATCTTGGGGAAAAATATTTAGAGTAAGCACATTTGGAGAATCTCATGGAGATTCAGTGGGAGTTGTAATCGACGGAGTTCCAGGAGGGTTAAACTTTAACCTAGAAGAAATCCAAAAAGATTTAACCAGGCGTAGACCGGGACAAAACCTTTTGACTACACCGCGCAAAGAAGACGATGAAGTGCGTGTAGTGTCGGGAGTCTTTGAGGGGAAAACAATCGGTAGCCCCATTACACTGATCGTAGACAATAAGAATCATCTTTCGAAGGACTATGAAAATCTTCGTCATATCTACAGACCTTCTCATGCGGATTACACCTATCATGCGAAGTATGGGCATCGTTCTCATGTAGGAGGTGCGCGTTCCTCTGTGCGTGAGACTATCGGACGAGTAGCCGCAGGCGCTTTTGCTCGATGCATATTAGAAGACGAATTAGGAATTCAAACCATCGCATGGGTAGATTCCATCGGAGATGTATTTGCCAATATAACGGATAATCTCCCTAAGTCGCAAGCAGAAGTTGATGGGAATGATGTGCGATGTCCTCATCCTGAATTTGCAGAAAAGATGATCGAAAAGATAAAAGAAGTTCGTAAAATCGGCGATTCCGTTGGTGGAACTATTCGTGCTGTGGTGCGTAACGTTCCACCGGGATTGGGAAATCCTGTTTACGATAAATTGGACGGTGATCTAGGTCGCGCCATATTATCAATACCCGCTTGCAAAGGATTTGAAATTGGTTCTGGATTCGAGGGAACTAAATACACAGGCTCTACGCATAATGATGAGTTTTATGTTGAGCCAGAAACGGGCAGAGTTCGGACTCGCACAAATCGTTCCGGTGGAATGCAAGGTGGAATTTCCAATGGAGAAGAAATCTTAATTCGTGCTGCATTTAAGCCTACGGCGACTATCGCAAAATTTCAGAACACAGTCAATGATACTCCCGAAGATGTTGTGATGAAAGCAGGTGGTAGACAC
This Leptospiraceae bacterium DNA region includes the following protein-coding sequences:
- a CDS encoding efflux RND transporter periplasmic adaptor subunit; its protein translation is MLALKIIFIFTAFLFFLEGCKCGKQNKEVRKDVPVQGSGALVKEGGKIIEFPFNAPQINLFQTQKVVFLSYDLNIHAPATVIGRIKKSDVPGLPSIILFASPDLTSSYAAYLQNLSLIHIAQTNFNRMKDLTDHGAATGKELSDATAELYNKQASLAENESKLRREGFNPKSLGKAPRGTVWLISDVPESELNILIEGIKCDLVFPSFPSETFEGKIDAIAEVLNSETRKARIRIVMRDPQDKIRPGMYGKVQFKMPESGLIIPKKALISANARYYVFVKTGVNLFERKEVTLSTETEEFIEIASGLVAGEEVVVVNVFLLKGLSFGI
- a CDS encoding TolC family protein gives rise to the protein MKRFLLLSLFFLLSNVLADETVRGITLKESLALAKKNNPFYLAEQYNLAVAKGDVTTAKLLPNPIFNNQMIAKQNGFNDFNILNPLQKNPGGSAWNAGNRQDWLQLTMKIPVAGQRKYSIELAIKNLQLSEKNLAEYERNLLYLVANKWIDVWFIKERLNIITRSKQYSDELLKINEIRLRNQVITQAEFFRTQNIGEQYEANLAAVEQIYKNETRNLEFLIGSENPIQIAIEDTSISYNSKQESFDTLYKYAESNRSDIIANKVSQEAALTNAKLQEAYAYPQPELGVIYNPQNTQPYMGTFVTIPIPINNRNQGEIQKSQAQVKQIKSIQDALEKKLKAEIQNALGEYDVAKINFEKYKKIFHTTEKVLETVKYSYLKGGTTIIDYLDAQRSWFDAQNLYYESIFNLRKTFIQLEFVTGKIQTY
- the aroC gene encoding chorismate synthase; this translates as MPSSWGKIFRVSTFGESHGDSVGVVIDGVPGGLNFNLEEIQKDLTRRRPGQNLLTTPRKEDDEVRVVSGVFEGKTIGSPITLIVDNKNHLSKDYENLRHIYRPSHADYTYHAKYGHRSHVGGARSSVRETIGRVAAGAFARCILEDELGIQTIAWVDSIGDVFANITDNLPKSQAEVDGNDVRCPHPEFAEKMIEKIKEVRKIGDSVGGTIRAVVRNVPPGLGNPVYDKLDGDLGRAILSIPACKGFEIGSGFEGTKYTGSTHNDEFYVEPETGRVRTRTNRSGGMQGGISNGEEILIRAAFKPTATIAKFQNTVNDTPEDVVMKAGGRHDPCVLPRAVPIVEAAINLVLVDAYFYQRALQPEWLVKWKKGNNK
- a CDS encoding transglutaminase family protein; translated protein: MQNNVNLNSTFFLDSDSEAVKEFVKKLNLENLSEIDRAIKVYLAVRDEIRYDPYNIILTPEEVRASSVIKRGYGFCVEKAVALAACARAAGIPAKIGFANVKNHLNSKRLQNLMQSDVFVFHGYTELLLEGKWVKATPAFNTSLCERAKILPLEFNGKEDSIFHAFDVSGKKHMEYLVDHGSFSELPFDRMMDEYDKFYSHLHVKESKSFGARIKAKFEEEVSSM
- a CDS encoding efflux RND transporter permease subunit yields the protein MGFERLIEYTVTRRIFTLSAFAFFCILGVFAWNRLEIEAYPDISDIEVSVITQVNGLPAEEVELQVTLPMERALNTVPGVISKRSRTIFGLSIVRLTFHDNISIFLARQLVEEKFKDADIPPNAKPKLGPMTPSIGEVFRYVIEAPDNMSLTDLRELQDYVIRPRILQAEGVIDVVNFGGLVKQYQVIVNPIQLEKYNLSILSIADAIHANNENTGGNYIIVGASQMNIRGIGRITKLEDIGNIVVDNRHGVPILIKDIASVEIGVYPPNGVLGYIDKTRNREDDSGIEGIVLLRKFENPSNTIKNIRAKIEELNADLLQDGIRVEPFYDRTELVSLTIQTVKKTLLEGTIVVFTLLSLLLGSFRAAAISSLAIPFSLLFAFVCMDITDTPVNLLSLGAIDFGIIVDAAIVMVEGIFRHITKRDVGNKNLPQIVIFSATEVQKQIIFSVGIIILAMLPILTLQRVEGRMFAPMAWTLSFAILGSMLYAILIVPVLSSILFQYSSAKNENRIWMKIQNSYRDTLKKMIAIPRLILGVSFGFVFFVFSISPGLGTEFLPELDEGCVWIRVFLPSGISLEAAKTYPDMIRREIGKYEEVRGVLTQLGRNDEGTDPFGQNRIEVLVQLKQPYSNWKSNRSKQELVLEMKKSLELNLPGAAFSITQPIIDTTTENSTGASADLAIFITGKNLDELRQTAIQILGIVQDTDGNSEASIEQEGKQTQVVIRINKEEAARFGINVEDVNGILKTAIAGLPVSSLYEDEKKFDIVLRFTVESRNTPHSLERILIPTKSGLRIPLARVAHVGLEEGNTIICREDGKRQITVKTNIRGRDQGSFASEIKNRIETNVVFPPQIKFHIGGQFENLQRSQARLMYIVPLTLVLIYLTLLVFFQNNYMHALIVTANIPFAVIGGILGLYIRGMHFSISAGVGFVSLFGISVMSGVLLLSYLNQLKIDSKLPLFDLIIEGSVTQFRPRFLVMTIAIIGLLPAAFNTGIGSDVQRPLATVIVGGLLSSLVLTLFVSPLIYYLHERSVFFFFFFLKFEKKK